The DNA segment TCGGCCTCCTCGGCCTCCTGGATCGCCCGCTCGACCGTGTGCATCCGGCCCTCGACCTTCGGGCGCGCGTCCCGCGGGACGTGGCCGATGGCCTCCCAGCGCTCGTTGATCGAACGGAAGGCGGCACGGGCGGCCTTCAGCTCGCCGACCGGCAGGAGCTTCTCGGCCTCCTCGGCCAGCTCCTCCTTGAGCTTCAGGTTCTCCGCCTGCTCCGCGTCCCGCTCGGCGAACACCGAGCTGCGCGCCGCGAAGAACACGTCCTGGGCGCCGCGGAAGCGGTTCCACAGGTCGTCCTCGTGCTCGCGCTGGGCGCGGCCCGCGGCCTTCCACTCCGACATCAGATCGCGGTAACGGGCCGCCGTCGGACCCCAGTCCGTGGAACCCGACAGCGACTCGGCTTCGGCGACCAGCCGCTCCTTGATCCGACGGGCGTCCTCGCGCTGCGCGTCCAGCTGTGCGAAGTGAGCCTTGCGGCGCTTGGAGAACGCCGACCGGGCGTGCGAGAAGCGGTGCCACAGCTCGTCGTCGGACTTGCGGTCCAGACGCGGCAGCCCCTTCCAGGTGTCCACCAGCGCCCGCAGCCGCTCACCCGCGGCCCGCCACTGGTCGGACTGCGCCAGCTGCTCCGCCTCGGCGACCAGGTCCTCCTTGGCCTTGCGGGCCTCGTCGGACTGCTTGGCCCGCTGGAC comes from the Streptomyces sp. SUK 48 genome and includes:
- a CDS encoding DUF349 domain-containing protein, whose product is MSSDPWGRVDETGTVYVRTADGEQVVGSWAAGSPEEALAYFERKYEGLVVEIGLLEKRVRTTDLSAKDAQTAIDHLREQVDAHHAVGDLAALRGRLDKLVETVEARREERKVQRAKQSDEARKAKEDLVAEAEQLAQSDQWRAAGERLRALVDTWKGLPRLDRKSDDELWHRFSHARSAFSKRRKAHFAQLDAQREDARRIKERLVAEAESLSGSTDWGPTAARYRDLMSEWKAAGRAQREHEDDLWNRFRGAQDVFFAARSSVFAERDAEQAENLKLKEELAEEAEKLLPVGELKAARAAFRSINERWEAIGHVPRDARPKVEGRMHTVERAIQEAEEAEWRRTNPEARARAEGLTGQLQAAVDKLGTQIEQARAQGNNSRADKLQRELEGRQALLEQALKGLQEFGG